In a genomic window of Pieris brassicae chromosome 7, ilPieBrab1.1, whole genome shotgun sequence:
- the LOC123711969 gene encoding alpha-2-macroglobulin receptor-associated protein isoform X3, with product MFLHRPFVFYVVAILIHVVYCENKYSRSANIKDEKDTDFRKLDKPFRMNKLNLLWVKAQQRLTLPKLKSLYSDLMIQDKQEITYKRVRSEGGDKEGLKEAELRRKLTSIMDNYGLREHFEDNSVRRMKQDTMYNEVSDKFINKSLFKDKKLNMLWAKAEASGFTSEELAALKEEFSHHQEKIDQYYDLLVNMEAGEKDGYKNAVNDEELDKFNEINYVEDNGENLTKDFVDKANLVREKHRGLRDGFDRLDRIAARGPSNKEFIEPKVQGLWKLAAVANFTVDELASLKVELQHYESRLLKLRTLHADQF from the exons atgtttttacatagaccttttgttttttatgtcgTAGCGATATTGATTCATGTTGTTTattgtgaaaataaatattctcgGTCAGCCAATATCAAAGATGAGAAAGATACAGATTTTAGAAAATTAGACAAACCTTTTAGAATGAATAAACTTAATCTTCTATGGGTTAAAGCTCAACAG CGCTTAACACTGCCCAAGTTAAAGTCATTGTATAGTGACTTGATGATCCAAGACAAACaagaaataacatataaaagaGTGAGAAGTGAAGGTGGAGATAAGGAAGGACTTAAAGAAGCTGAGTTAAGAAGGAAACTTACATCTATTATGGATAATTATGGCCTTAGGGAACACTTTGAAGATAATTCTGTAAGACGGATGAAGCAGGATACG ATGTACAATGAGGTATCAGATAAGTTCatcaataaaagtttatttaaagacAAAAAGCTGAATATGTTGTGGGCTAAAGCTGAAGCTTCAGGCTTTACCAGTGAGGAGCTTGCAGCTCTAAAAGAAGAATTCAGTCATCATCAGGAGAAAATTGATCAGTACTATGATCTTTTAGTTAATATGGAAGCAGGAGAAAAAGATggttataaaa ATGCTGTCAATGATGAGGAACTCGACAAGTTTAATGAAATCAACTATGTAGAAGATAATGGGGAGAATTTGACAAAAGATTTTGTTGACAAAGCTAATCTTGTGAGAGAGAAGCACAGAGGTCTTCGAGATGGATTTGACAGATTGGACAGGATTGCAGCTCGAG GACCATCAAACAAAGAGTTCATTGAACCAAAAGTGCAAGGGTTGTGGAAGTTGGCAGCAGTGGCCAATTTTACTGTAGATGAGTTAGCTTCTTTGaag gtgGAACTGCAGCATTACGAGTCGCGACTACTGAAGCTTCGCACGTTGCATGCAGACCAA ttttaa
- the LOC123711969 gene encoding alpha-2-macroglobulin receptor-associated protein isoform X2 has product MFLHRPFVFYVVAILIHVVYCENKYSRSANIKDEKDTDFRKLDKPFRMNKLNLLWVKAQQRLTLPKLKSLYSDLMIQDKQEITYKRVRSEGGDKEGLKEAELRRKLTSIMDNYGLREHFEDNSVRRMKQDTMYNEVSDKFINKSLFKDKKLNMLWAKAEASGFTSEELAALKEEFSHHQEKIDQYYDLLVNMEAGEKDGYKNAVNDEELDKFNEINYVEDNGENLTKDFVDKANLVREKHRGLRDGFDRLDRIAARGPSNKEFIEPKVQGLWKLAAVANFTVDELASLKVELQHYESRLLKLRTLHADQVAAAGDKMDHFADQQQLIKKHSRKVEKMHADLEGRIMARHTEL; this is encoded by the exons atgtttttacatagaccttttgttttttatgtcgTAGCGATATTGATTCATGTTGTTTattgtgaaaataaatattctcgGTCAGCCAATATCAAAGATGAGAAAGATACAGATTTTAGAAAATTAGACAAACCTTTTAGAATGAATAAACTTAATCTTCTATGGGTTAAAGCTCAACAG CGCTTAACACTGCCCAAGTTAAAGTCATTGTATAGTGACTTGATGATCCAAGACAAACaagaaataacatataaaagaGTGAGAAGTGAAGGTGGAGATAAGGAAGGACTTAAAGAAGCTGAGTTAAGAAGGAAACTTACATCTATTATGGATAATTATGGCCTTAGGGAACACTTTGAAGATAATTCTGTAAGACGGATGAAGCAGGATACG ATGTACAATGAGGTATCAGATAAGTTCatcaataaaagtttatttaaagacAAAAAGCTGAATATGTTGTGGGCTAAAGCTGAAGCTTCAGGCTTTACCAGTGAGGAGCTTGCAGCTCTAAAAGAAGAATTCAGTCATCATCAGGAGAAAATTGATCAGTACTATGATCTTTTAGTTAATATGGAAGCAGGAGAAAAAGATggttataaaa ATGCTGTCAATGATGAGGAACTCGACAAGTTTAATGAAATCAACTATGTAGAAGATAATGGGGAGAATTTGACAAAAGATTTTGTTGACAAAGCTAATCTTGTGAGAGAGAAGCACAGAGGTCTTCGAGATGGATTTGACAGATTGGACAGGATTGCAGCTCGAG GACCATCAAACAAAGAGTTCATTGAACCAAAAGTGCAAGGGTTGTGGAAGTTGGCAGCAGTGGCCAATTTTACTGTAGATGAGTTAGCTTCTTTGaag gtgGAACTGCAGCATTACGAGTCGCGACTACTGAAGCTTCGCACGTTGCATGCAGACCAA GTAGCAGCAGCGGGCGATAAGATGGACCATTTCGCAGACCAGCAACAGCTCATCAAAAAGCACTCGAGAAAAGTTGAGAAGATGCACGCGGACCTCGAAGGCAGGATCATGGCGAGACATACGGAATTGTAG
- the LOC123711969 gene encoding alpha-2-macroglobulin receptor-associated protein isoform X1: MFLHRPFVFYVVAILIHVVYCENKYSRSANIKDEKDTDFRKLDKPFRMNKLNLLWVKAQQRLTLPKLKSLYSDLMIQDKQEITYKRVRSEGGDKEGLKEAELRRKLTSIMDNYGLREHFEDNSVRRMKQDTMYNEVSDKFINKSLFKDKKLNMLWAKAEASGFTSEELAALKEEFSHHQEKIDQYYDLLVNMEAGEKDGYKNAVNDEELDKFNEINYVEDNGENLTKDFVDKANLVREKHRGLRDGFDRLDRIAARGPSNKEFIEPKVQGLWKLAAVANFTVDELASLKVELQHYESRLLKLRTLHADQVSKFDKHHSKVAAAGDKMDHFADQQQLIKKHSRKVEKMHADLEGRIMARHTEL; encoded by the exons atgtttttacatagaccttttgttttttatgtcgTAGCGATATTGATTCATGTTGTTTattgtgaaaataaatattctcgGTCAGCCAATATCAAAGATGAGAAAGATACAGATTTTAGAAAATTAGACAAACCTTTTAGAATGAATAAACTTAATCTTCTATGGGTTAAAGCTCAACAG CGCTTAACACTGCCCAAGTTAAAGTCATTGTATAGTGACTTGATGATCCAAGACAAACaagaaataacatataaaagaGTGAGAAGTGAAGGTGGAGATAAGGAAGGACTTAAAGAAGCTGAGTTAAGAAGGAAACTTACATCTATTATGGATAATTATGGCCTTAGGGAACACTTTGAAGATAATTCTGTAAGACGGATGAAGCAGGATACG ATGTACAATGAGGTATCAGATAAGTTCatcaataaaagtttatttaaagacAAAAAGCTGAATATGTTGTGGGCTAAAGCTGAAGCTTCAGGCTTTACCAGTGAGGAGCTTGCAGCTCTAAAAGAAGAATTCAGTCATCATCAGGAGAAAATTGATCAGTACTATGATCTTTTAGTTAATATGGAAGCAGGAGAAAAAGATggttataaaa ATGCTGTCAATGATGAGGAACTCGACAAGTTTAATGAAATCAACTATGTAGAAGATAATGGGGAGAATTTGACAAAAGATTTTGTTGACAAAGCTAATCTTGTGAGAGAGAAGCACAGAGGTCTTCGAGATGGATTTGACAGATTGGACAGGATTGCAGCTCGAG GACCATCAAACAAAGAGTTCATTGAACCAAAAGTGCAAGGGTTGTGGAAGTTGGCAGCAGTGGCCAATTTTACTGTAGATGAGTTAGCTTCTTTGaag gtgGAACTGCAGCATTACGAGTCGCGACTACTGAAGCTTCGCACGTTGCATGCAGACCAAGTAAGCAAATTCGACAAACATCATTCtaag GTAGCAGCAGCGGGCGATAAGATGGACCATTTCGCAGACCAGCAACAGCTCATCAAAAAGCACTCGAGAAAAGTTGAGAAGATGCACGCGGACCTCGAAGGCAGGATCATGGCGAGACATACGGAATTGTAG